In the Rhododendron vialii isolate Sample 1 chromosome 2a, ASM3025357v1 genome, CTTTTGACTCAACCATCTCTAATTTAGTTTAATTCCAAGTTTAAATTTCGTCATTTAATTCGAAtaccaaagttggccgctttAACGCCACAACTCTCTACGCAACTTCTAATCCGAATTCgcttaagaagatttctctgtaggaacgattccggtcttaccgcttattatgctttcaacgacctagccctacgtttggggtgtgaacctttctaagaggttaggttgcgacgaaGCAGATTGTTGCAATATGAGCAAGAGTTGAAAGAagggttaaatttttttagtattttgggAATTGGGACAGTGTTCTTAGTTGGTGGCAGCTGAACATTAATCTTCCATCAATTCTTTGACTGTAGGTTCTCAAGTTGTTGCTATATGACACATTTCCGATTAGGAATGGATTGCTTGGCAGCAATTTTGCTCCAGTTGACTGGCTACTCTATTAAGGCTACTCCCTACTACAGGTCAGACCACTGCACTCGGATAAGAAATTAGTTAGATGATATAGCACGTCGTTTGGAGTTATTATCTGTTCCTTTGGATTAACCATCTGATTTAGCATGTCGGTGATTTTGCAACAAGAAACTAGTGAAACGATATTTTTGAAGTCTTTGGAATGATGACACTTTCTTCACGAATTAGCGATTGTGCGAAGTCTTTGGAATGATGACACTTTAGAATCTTGTGGAAACGAGTTATAAAGTAGGTGACTTTTTAGGTTTTATctggaaaagtttttatttctagttttttttttttgttttcgatattttttgaaataggcaccataaatatatttgtattattgttttttgtttagaaaataCGTAATCAATTCCTCTAATTTACGaaaattctagaaacacaaaaattgtgttttcatttgttttgaaaacactttcggcaacccaaaaaataaataaattaacaaaaactattatggccaccaaacatgttttttgtttttatttcttaacaaataaacaaaaaactgacaactttaccaaacagagccttattATTTGTACTATAGTTTTCTGCATTGCAAATTTATTCATTCTGTTTTATTATGTCTTGCGCATTTATTTAGTACGATAGTTAGGATGACTTAGAAGTGACAAATTGCTTGACACTGGCGGTTTGGCTTTCTTAATCTCAATCATTCTTCGTTACGAGAAATGGAAATAGCTAGAAATTGCAATATAGATGCCTTTTTTCCTCCGACATAAGATCGTTCTACTTGACTTAAAATGATCTCTGTTGCAATAAGTTTGATTTTGATCTATCTTGTGGAACTCTTCAATTAATGCTATTTTAATCCATAAGATTAGTACATTTCAGCCTGCAATCATTTCTATTACCCTATATGTATCTGACGAAAGCAAGACTAGAAGAAGATATGTTGTATAAACAACGGAAACTTCTATTTATATTGTCTTCCTAATTAAACATCTGGTACACTGAGGAATTCTTTAGTGAGGAAGCTCTAACACAACAGATAAACTACTTCACTTTATTGACTTCATAAAAATACTAGGAAATAATTAATATGCAACTCCTTCCCACACACATATAGTTATAGATGCTATATATTGAACTTGGGAGTTTATAGGGCTTAATTAAGCTGAATGGATGTGTCATAAACATCCCCAGCCTTCCATTCACTAGAAACCACACTGCTCAGCTGCACCCAAGTTTGCCCAGCGCTGCCACTCACTTGGACCCTGATGTTAATCGCGCCTGGCGGTGGGTTACCCATGTCCCATACTGCACCATAGGCCTTTCGCATGCCCCTCCACTGCTGGCAATCCGCCtacatcaagaagaaaacaatcaaTCTAGCTACTTCAAATGACCTATTTTCTTCTAGCACATTTGAGGCCGATCCTATCGGACGGGGATCTTCCCTATGGAAAGGCTCGAACCCTTGACCTAGTGAGCAACAAACTAGCTGAGCTCCCATTCAGATGAAAATGACATACATATGTGAATGTATATGTAGTTACTAGTTATATATATGTGGATATAAATCTAATAAATTTGGGATACCCAGTTTGCTAAAATTGCTTTGTGGGTTGTACCTGAAACACTTCCACTGCAGTGATGTCGTTTTGGCCGGCTTGGTACAAGAAGATTAGGGCTAGGTACCCAGGGAACCTGCTGTGCTCATTAACCTTGACCATGAGGTTGTAACCAGGGTACTGACAAGGTATTCTACGGTATTCAATGTCAACCACGCCATAAGCAAGCAACTCCAAGGCTGCATTTGGACGAGCCAGTCTTGAATAGGCACGAGTGCTTAGAATGAAGTCTGTCTTGTCCCCTTCACCATAGTCTGTCACCACTACATTCACTCCATCTTCAACGCATAGTTGTGGTACCTTGCACCTGACCTATATTTGGTAATAAATGAGTTTTGTTATGGACAGAAAAGCAAAAGAACCACTTGTTAAACTATTGTCAGTCTATCCTTGTATTGCACTCAGGATTTTGCCTTTCAAAACGAAATTGGTTAAAGTTGTTTTGTGTTGAAGTTGACATTATGGGTTTGCGACAGGGACTAAATTGGAcatggtttttcctttttcctaatATGAAGTTTCACTCTAACATAGTCAAAACCCTCAAATTCATTTATTTAATCTTCTATTTCAAAGTTCTACGAACCTAACATTACTTGTTCTTAATATTCCTAAGATCACTGTTCGAACTGAAGTGTCTCCTTcattttttgttactttcaaactCAAGTGACCAAGTTGATTGGATTTGAAGTACCTGATAGCATGCACCACAGCCAGCTCCATTCCTGTAGAGTCTAGAAACCCCACTCACGCTGCCATCATTGATTGTTCTTCCATATCCGCCAAACCCGCATGCTCCAGCTGATTCAATATTATTAAGCACATTTCAAATATTGTAGTAAAATTTGGTAAACTGATACAAATTATTGGTATTCTATCATAGTGTTCATACTTGGAGTCCCAAAGCAATCGGGGCTTCCATAATAGGTTGCTCTAGAGCACACATATGCATCCTGGGAATGACAAAGTGCAGGCAAAAGCACTATGACACAGAAAAGATACCAATAGCTCATAGGTGGAAAACCCATTCCTTAGTCAATAACAAAGTTCCCAAATTAGAGAAGATAGCAATCAAAGAAATTGAAATGAATAAGGGGACTATCATGGGATGGGAAGCTCAGATAGGTATTCCCATTTTATAGTTGAAGTCATGAGGGCTGCGATGATAGCATTGCCACCTTTTCTCTGCCACTGAAGGACTAGGGAGTCCAAGTGGGGGTTAGGAACTAGATTAAAGAATTGCCACCTTTTCTCTGCACTAAAGGACTAGGGAGTCCAAGTGGGGGTTAGGGACTAAGATTAGAGATGTGTACAAACAGACACCTTTATTCACTCCTAAAGACCCCCTTCATGCTAAAGATTTGCCGAAAAATTGAACCATAAGCAGTGTGTCTAATGGGATTTTGCCCAACTTTCATCTCAACCTTTCTTTTAACTATTTTGCTGGCTTATAGGACATTTGATTCTAAATTTGTAACTTAATGGAGTACTATGATGTTCTTACTTTCGTTGTTAATatatttttgtccatattttGGTTACCATTCCATGTGAAAGACCCAAGAGTCACCAAGTATCTTAAGATTTTTTAGGAAGTTTGAATACGCTTCATTGGTAAGACTTTTGCTAAtcgaaaaacaaattacataagttttttttttataagtaggGTCACCAACTCTAAGTAGGCATGTTAATGGACCGAATTCAATCCGgatccaatccaaaaaaaaaaaacccgaccCGAATATAAAATGGtcaatccgataatccgaatccggtattCAAAtacggattcggattatcgcggattaaatccgttatcaatccgatccGTTAGCAAGGTTATCTTAACTCACCTCTTTACCAATTTTCACAATAACTATGACACCTCCGTCTTCAGTTcttggtcttttctttttttaaaacctgtattttttttttcactccaaAATATCAAGTATTCTTCCTAATGCAGTACTTATTATTATATTAAGGGCTTGTTCGGACAAAAAAGCCATtaactttccctccaaaaataagccaaacaaatccacataaaaacaaaaataagtcaataagccacttttttcgtttttattcaaaaaatattggatttcgatcaaaattttatactttttagattcttctcgtcatgaagatACAACAATTTCCAAAAAGATgagaataagccaagtgatacgaaaaaaatctgaataagaacaaaaaataagtcactttgacttatttgtccgaacaccccctaaATAAAGTAAGGGAGAATAAACAATTCCTTAAGAACCTTCCAAATAAAACCTGTAACAGTGAGGGGTCAAGATGGCGTAAGACATGCGTAAGAAATGAACATCAGTTCCCAAACCCTCGAAACTGTACTTAGAAGGCTATACACCTAATGAAAAGAAACCAATAACAATGCAGATATATACTCCTTACTCCTATATACAGAAATacagagaaaaggaaaatattaaaAACGTCGTACCAGTGCAAGGCATACCTGTTTGTGAAAGAGGATGATGGTGGGTGGCTGACAGATCCTGAattgtgttttgaattgttGCAGTCTTTTgtcagttttattttttggggaacGTGGGGTAGGAAGTTGTGGTGGAGGTAGTTTTACAGTCTAGTCTGGCAGTTAAATTTCCCACagttaactgttttgttttggaactgtgctacacacagcaatctgtgcacagattgtgcacagattttgttgtgggacccaccaaggattccacacaaatcattcgagtcgtttattaaatgtaaaatattttttcaagagtcccagtaaaaaataaactcaatccaatacttataggtacttcatccaaccatctaacttttcattcaaattttcggataattaaaagttgtatgattgaatcgagcacctatagatattggattgagattattttttacaaggactcttgaaaaaatgttttacatttaataaacggcttgAATGATTTGTATGAGACCTGTGGTagaccccacaataaaatctgtgcacaatctgtgcacagattgtatgtgtgtagactttctgtttattttgtgttttttttaggaCATTTAAGAAAAACGAAAATACATGACAGACCTTTAaaaaagggagacaccaaaaatggtgtctccctttatatattggAATAGATATTAGAGTAAATAAAACTCATACAAAATCACGCCGACACAGAAAAATACAAACGGACGCACAGCTCGCCTAAATCCGGCGGCCACGGTTGCCGGCCACCTCTCCACTCCAGTCACTCCCTGTCACCTCTCCACTgcacctctctccctctcacaagCCCTAACCCTCATCCGACCTACTGGAAAACTCACGGAGTAAAACTAGTCTTTCCAGCAAGAATTTCGGACTCAGAATCGCTGCCTTTGTTCATGCTATGAGCGAATTAGCTCTCAAAATTGGGTCTTCTTAGGAACCTATTTCGAAGTTTCCAGATGCTGTTCATTGACGCTGGTTATAATCCATGGAGTTTTGATAACGAACTAGATCTTTTAAAAATTCTGATCAGATTCGGATTTTTGGATCGGATATCCGATTTTATGAATTCGTATTACTATTACTGGATTTATGAATTTCGAATTCGGATCGAATTCGAGTAATCTCGGATTCAGATATTCAGATCCAAGCCAGCCCATTGATAGGCCTAACTCAGTAACTTAAATCTAAATGCTATGGGGAAGTGccaattttttaaaacccaGAATTGCCTGGTATCCTTCCATATCCTTTTTTGGGAATTGTCCGTATCCAACAGTATCCTTGGGGGGCTTCTTGTTGGTTTATTGCCTTAAGTGAACAGATATTTTAAGCATGTTCGTGGTTAGCCAACAATAATGTGAACTAACCAAAGGACCAAGAAGTTCGTCAAGTGGTCTTTGGCTTAGGACTTAAGGAGTTTGTTATCTCTTAAGGTTTCAGGTTTAATTCTTCTTGTCGGCAACTCTTGAGGTCACCTCACTCCATGCGTAAGTGTGTGAAATGGCTATAGGAGGGGTCGTAGAAAGTAGTCCGAGGTGCGTGCAAACTAGTTCGGATATCCtgcattaaaaataaaaaaaaacaataatgtgtatatgtaaaaaaatatgtatgcTGATACTCATGTAtaaatttatatatgtatatgtgatgTTACCTTCCTACTTTATTTCAGGCCCCATTTGGAGACAGTGGAACAACAAACACTGGAAATCCGAAATTCGGTTTACCTTCAATATAATAATGGAATGAGactttaaagtttttttttcttcttcttttagtttctttttcctctcttcCTTTCGGACAGGAAATCTTGTTATGCAGGGTCTACATAATCTAGGTTGCCAACTTTTCCTATTGCTATATCACTGAGTTCGACGGGTTTGGCCTAATGGGATGAGAAAGGACCCCAACGGGTTTGGCCTAATGGGATGAGAAAGGACCCCAACGGTTTACCCCTCCAGAGGTTGCAAAGTCAAATTTCAAGAAGGccaaatatttgaaattttggcCAATAGATTTGTCCGGTTCTTAACCTCAGGTCTTAAGATTAATCGAAGTGCGTGCAAGTTGACTTTATCACttggtttagaaaaaaaaaaaaggcttttcCATAGTAGGTAAGTGCCAACGGGCTTGTAGCCTAATGACATTTCTTCATCTCATCTGAATGAAAGGTGAGGATTTAATTTTTGCCAGGAGTGCGAGTGCTTGATGTGGTAATTCTCCACCCGTATGCCGCTTATCCGTGCCCTTTTTCTATCCCCATTGGAGTAGGCCAAACATGTgggggaaaaaagagagtagatCATGAGCCTTTTCATTGATGTAACgtattaattaaaataaaagatattgaCGAGCCTTTTCAAGTGAACTATAATGTTTATATATAATCAAAGAATATGTATTTTCATACATGTGTATAAAttcatatatgtatatgtgcaTGTATGTGATGTTACCTTCCTCCTTTATCGAGAGGGGCATAATATATACTGAAAATCTAAAATTCGGTTGAAATGCtacttaaaatatatatttttccttttaatttctctcttccttttggACTGGAAATCTTGTTTAAGCAGGGTCTACATAATCTAGGTTGCCAACTTCTCCTACTATTAAACCCCAAGATGTTTGGCCTAGTGGCGTGAGACATAAAACCAAATAACTTGTTCTCAAGAGGTCACAAAGTCAAATCTCACGAAGGCCAAACATTTTAAACGTTAGCCGCTGGAGGTTTACCTGGTAGTTAGTTAACTTCAGGGCCCTGAGATTAGTAGAGGTGCACACAACCTAATCCAAACAcctagttatcaaaaaaaaaaaaacttttcctaTTACTAGCTAGGTTGAGTTTTATGtacgaaatttaatttcaaaaacacaTTTCTTTCCCTTGTTTTGACCTCCCTCCACATAACTGAATCCTTGTGTGTCTGACTCTAAGAATTTCTATTATTTAACaatactattgtttcttttCACTTTTAACTAGCCATCGGCAAGCAGTGGTAAAATGTTGGTCTAACAAATCAATAGATTCAGTTTATCTGAAAGAAAGAATTAATAGATTGAGAGTAGATGTTTTgagtaaaaaaatcaaaagctaTGGGCTAATTAGCTaatactaagagcatccacattgtaataagcaaattgatatggataagcaaacttaacaacaatgttaaaaaaatacctcacattgtaataagcaaagttacaagtcttttagcaaataatcaaattccactcattccataactaaacttaacaatttttaccaataaccaaaactcaataaccaaacccaataaccaaacttaaagtaaaaaactaaaaaacattagaatcgtctcatcgagacgaataatttggtatggtcgggtgcgtgattagaactcgtttgcaattggacataggtgcattgcgtattgtggggggttttcataaggatgcaaaaataaccaatgtgaaggtaaaatttgttaagtttgattatgaactaaatgaataatcaaatgctgacgtggcacaatttggttattgattttgattattgtcattgcggatgctctaacgCCTGGGGGTAGATAAGGAAGTCATATTTGATTAGAAACGCAATAAGCCCGTATGGGGATATTGCTAGACAGATGAGCATAATTAGGGTCCAAAGCACTCAATTAGGGTCCAAAGCACTCAAttgatttattatatatataataacaaGATGCATCAAGTGCCTGCCAAAGTGGAAAATtaaaggagggaaaaaaagcATTTTATGTGTCTTTGCATTGGAATAGTTTATTACAATTTACTCACATTTGGAGTAGGTGGCATGTAATGCTGCCCATCCATTTGGCACTCCTTGATTAGCAAATGATCTTGAATTTGTTAAATTAAGATTATCATCCATTTTCTGTACCAACCGACaaaggctccgttccgaaaaagaaaataagtatttattttttaagaagataattttaagtttaaaaattatgtgtttacgcaaattatttttctattaatatagatcttgtttgatagatctcattgaaatctttaatacggtgcaaaaaaaattaaaaaaata is a window encoding:
- the LOC131310975 gene encoding expansin-like B1, with protein sequence MGFPPMSYWYLFCVIVLLPALCHSQDAYVCSRATYYGSPDCFGTPTGACGFGGYGRTINDGSVSGVSRLYRNGAGCGACYQVRCKVPQLCVEDGVNVVVTDYGEGDKTDFILSTRAYSRLARPNAALELLAYGVVDIEYRRIPCQYPGYNLMVKVNEHSRFPGYLALIFLYQAGQNDITAVEVFQADCQQWRGMRKAYGAVWDMGNPPPGAINIRVQVSGSAGQTWVQLSSVVSSEWKAGDVYDTSIQLN